From a region of the Chloroflexota bacterium genome:
- the gnd gene encoding decarboxylating 6-phosphogluconate dehydrogenase — MEIGLIGLGRMGGNMAQRLLKAGHKVVAFDFNPSAVRTAASQGAAGAKDLADLVAKLAKPRAVWVMVPSGDPTEKTINDLAALLSKGDVIVDGGNSNYKESIRRADSLKAKGIHFLDVGTSGGIWGLKEGYCLMVGGEKKAVTRLTPIFKSLAPGPDRGFAHVGPSGAGHFVKMIHNGIEYGIMQAYAEGLDLLQAKKDLGIDVAQVADLWRSGSVVRSWLLDLTVAALKENPKLQGLAPYVEDSGEGRWTVQEAVDAATPAPVITAALYERFRSRQANSYADRLLAAIRNQFGGHAVKEA; from the coding sequence ATGGAAATAGGACTCATCGGCCTTGGTCGCATGGGCGGCAACATGGCTCAGCGCCTCCTTAAGGCCGGCCACAAGGTCGTCGCCTTCGATTTCAATCCCTCGGCGGTGCGAACCGCGGCGAGCCAAGGCGCCGCGGGCGCGAAAGACCTTGCCGATCTCGTCGCCAAGCTCGCCAAGCCCCGCGCCGTCTGGGTCATGGTGCCATCTGGGGACCCGACGGAGAAAACGATCAACGACTTGGCCGCCCTGCTTTCCAAGGGCGATGTCATCGTTGATGGCGGCAATTCCAACTACAAAGAGAGCATACGGCGCGCCGATTCCCTCAAAGCCAAAGGCATCCATTTCCTAGACGTCGGCACAAGCGGCGGCATCTGGGGCCTCAAGGAGGGCTACTGCCTCATGGTCGGTGGCGAAAAGAAGGCCGTGACTCGCCTCACGCCTATCTTCAAGAGCCTCGCGCCCGGCCCCGATCGCGGCTTCGCCCACGTCGGCCCCTCAGGCGCGGGGCACTTCGTGAAGATGATCCACAACGGCATCGAATATGGCATCATGCAGGCCTACGCCGAGGGCCTCGATCTTCTCCAGGCGAAGAAGGACCTTGGCATAGACGTCGCCCAAGTCGCCGACCTCTGGCGCAGCGGCAGCGTCGTCCGCTCATGGCTCCTCGATCTCACCGTCGCCGCCCTCAAGGAGAACCCCAAGCTCCAAGGCCTGGCCCCCTACGTGGAAGACTCCGGCGAAGGCCGCTGGACCGTCCAGGAGGCCGTGGATGCCGCAACTCCCGCGCCTGTCATCACCGCCGCTCTCTACGAGCGCTTTCGCTCCCGCCAGGCCAACTCCTACGCCGATCGCCTCCTGGCCGCCATACGCAACCAGTTCGGCGGCCACGCGGTGAAAGAGGCCTAG
- a CDS encoding glucose-6-phosphate isomerase, whose product MTSSPDPARLSKAIDSAVAELESKGIVRRIWAKDHTLWSDSPQEITNRLAWLTLPEAMRSQAAEIRAFAESVKETFTYTVLLGMGGSSLGAEAVVKIIGEDASFPLFHVLDSTLPSVIREVEEQVDMADTLFIVSSKSGSTIEVISLYRHFRERVAEAVGEAKAGERFIAITDPGTPLERLAEDHNFRRTFLADPNVGGRYSLFSHFGLVPAALAGVDVARLLERAHAMQQRCGPAVTGDKNPGAYLGAYLAAMWREGRDKVTFAPSLTFQPFASWAEQLIAESLGKARKGIVPVATEPLGGPDVYGNDRCFINIRLEDAEPSPVDKMLTQVGARGPFVMTQSIRDIYDVGELFYWWEFATAVAGVYLGVNAFDQPNVEQAKRNTNDVLAAYEKSGKLPAAFATISPKDLFARAKPGDYLAILAYLPFTTEVDTALSLLRERLMTRLKIATTFGLGPRYLHSTGQLHKGGPNNGLFLQIVKDDKEDIPIPGKPYSFGALAQAQALGDLQALAAAGRRVARIKITGSLEDSLSAIG is encoded by the coding sequence ATGACCTCCTCACCCGATCCGGCTCGCCTGTCCAAGGCCATAGACTCCGCCGTCGCCGAGCTGGAGTCTAAAGGCATCGTCAGGCGCATCTGGGCTAAGGACCACACGCTCTGGAGCGATTCGCCCCAGGAGATCACCAACCGCCTCGCCTGGCTCACCCTTCCCGAAGCGATGCGTTCCCAGGCGGCAGAGATCCGCGCCTTCGCCGAATCCGTCAAGGAGACCTTCACATACACCGTCCTCCTCGGCATGGGAGGCAGCTCCCTCGGCGCCGAGGCCGTCGTCAAGATCATAGGCGAAGATGCCTCCTTTCCCCTCTTCCACGTCCTCGATTCCACGCTTCCCTCCGTCATCCGGGAAGTGGAAGAGCAAGTGGACATGGCCGATACCCTCTTCATCGTCTCCTCCAAGTCCGGCTCCACCATAGAGGTGATCTCCCTCTACCGCCACTTCCGCGAAAGAGTCGCGGAGGCCGTCGGCGAAGCCAAGGCCGGCGAGCGCTTCATCGCCATCACCGACCCCGGCACGCCGCTGGAGCGCTTGGCCGAAGACCACAACTTCCGCCGCACCTTCCTCGCCGATCCCAACGTCGGCGGCCGCTACTCCCTCTTCTCCCACTTCGGCCTCGTGCCCGCCGCCCTCGCAGGCGTGGACGTTGCGCGGCTCTTGGAGAGAGCCCACGCCATGCAGCAGCGCTGCGGACCTGCTGTAACGGGTGATAAGAATCCCGGCGCCTATCTCGGCGCCTACCTGGCCGCCATGTGGCGCGAGGGCCGCGATAAGGTCACCTTCGCGCCCTCCCTCACCTTCCAGCCCTTCGCCTCTTGGGCGGAACAGCTCATCGCGGAAAGCCTCGGCAAGGCAAGGAAGGGTATCGTGCCTGTTGCCACCGAGCCCCTCGGCGGGCCGGACGTCTACGGGAACGATAGATGCTTCATCAATATCCGGTTGGAAGATGCCGAGCCGTCCCCGGTGGACAAGATGCTCACCCAGGTCGGCGCGCGCGGCCCCTTCGTCATGACCCAGAGCATCCGCGATATCTATGATGTCGGCGAGCTCTTCTATTGGTGGGAGTTCGCTACCGCCGTTGCTGGCGTATATCTGGGCGTGAACGCCTTCGATCAGCCTAACGTGGAGCAGGCCAAGCGCAACACGAACGATGTCCTCGCGGCCTACGAAAAGAGCGGCAAGCTGCCAGCGGCCTTCGCCACCATCTCGCCGAAAGACCTTTTCGCCAGGGCTAAGCCGGGCGATTATCTTGCTATCCTCGCCTATCTTCCCTTCACCACAGAGGTGGATACGGCCCTCTCCCTCCTCCGCGAGCGGCTCATGACGCGATTGAAGATCGCGACGACCTTTGGCCTCGGCCCGCGCTATCTCCACTCCACAGGCCAGCTCCACAAGGGCGGGCCAAACAACGGCCTCTTCCTCCAGATCGTGAAGGACGACAAGGAGGACATCCCTATCCCCGGCAAGCCCTACTCCTTCGGCGCCCTCGCCCAGGCGCAGGCTCTCGGCGATCTGCAAGCCCTCGCGGCCGCGGGTCGCAGGGTTGCGCGCATCAAAATCACCGGCTCTCTTGAAGATTCCCTCTCCGCCATCGGCTAG
- a CDS encoding lipid-transfer protein, with protein sequence MDDLRHFRDKAAIVGIGETQFSKSSGRTEWSLATEAAAKACADAGLDPSEIDGIIRCSYDAVLQHQLVRSLGIKSLSYHGEVGYGGGSPCAITTQAAMVVASGMAKYVLCYRSVNLGSGQRYGVSRAGEYVAGETAFATPFGHLAPAQWIAMIALRHMHEYGTTSRQLGAIAVSQRANANRNPNATMKGPLSLEDHQASRYIAWPLHLFDCCLNSDGAGAYIVTTTERARALKQTPARIMGMGMGMAWNQESVRNYNRSLLTQIPEQQETAKRVFGMAGVKPADMDVAQIYDHFTPGVLMALENWGFCKIGEGGPFVESGAIGWPDGKLPLNTHGGNLSEAYIHGITHIIEGVKQLRGTSTSQVKKVELSFVASAAYVPTAALILH encoded by the coding sequence ATGGACGACCTGCGCCACTTCCGAGATAAAGCCGCCATCGTGGGCATAGGCGAGACGCAGTTCTCCAAAAGCTCGGGGCGCACTGAGTGGTCGCTTGCGACGGAGGCTGCGGCGAAGGCCTGCGCCGATGCCGGGCTGGACCCCTCCGAGATAGACGGCATCATCCGGTGCAGTTATGACGCCGTCCTTCAGCACCAGCTCGTGCGGTCGCTGGGCATCAAGTCGCTCAGCTACCACGGAGAGGTGGGCTATGGCGGCGGCTCGCCGTGCGCGATCACGACGCAGGCGGCCATGGTGGTGGCCTCAGGGATGGCGAAGTACGTCCTCTGCTACCGCTCGGTGAACCTGGGCTCGGGACAGCGCTACGGCGTCTCCCGGGCGGGTGAGTACGTGGCTGGGGAGACGGCCTTCGCGACGCCCTTTGGGCACCTGGCCCCGGCGCAGTGGATCGCGATGATCGCCCTTCGGCATATGCACGAGTACGGGACCACCAGCCGCCAGCTTGGGGCCATCGCCGTCTCCCAGCGCGCCAACGCCAACCGCAACCCCAACGCCACGATGAAGGGGCCGTTGAGCCTCGAGGACCACCAGGCTTCGCGCTACATCGCCTGGCCGCTGCACCTCTTCGACTGCTGCCTCAACAGCGATGGCGCCGGGGCATACATCGTGACGACGACGGAGCGGGCGCGGGCGCTGAAGCAGACGCCTGCGCGCATCATGGGGATGGGCATGGGCATGGCGTGGAACCAGGAATCGGTGCGGAACTATAACCGGTCCTTGCTGACGCAGATACCGGAGCAGCAGGAGACGGCCAAGCGCGTCTTTGGGATGGCGGGCGTGAAACCCGCTGACATGGATGTGGCGCAGATCTACGATCACTTTACGCCGGGCGTGCTGATGGCTCTGGAGAACTGGGGCTTCTGCAAGATCGGCGAGGGCGGGCCCTTTGTGGAGAGCGGCGCGATCGGCTGGCCCGATGGGAAGCTGCCGCTGAACACCCACGGCGGGAATCTCTCCGAGGCCTATATCCACGGCATCACCCACATCATCGAAGGGGTGAAGCAGCTGCGCGGCACGTCCACCTCTCAGGTGAAGAAGGTTGAGCTTAGCTTTGTCGCCAGCGCGGCATACGTGCCGACCGCGGCGCTGATACTGCACTAA
- a CDS encoding DMT family transporter yields the protein MTRRQAYALALASAIAYAVSLPISDALLSDIESLPLAGLFPLGAASVSWAIVLFERLSGRTRADAAAVPIQRVDIPFLVIIILIGGVLSPILLLVGLSRTDAGTGSLMLSTEVPFTALLAAFLFRERLGRRVWLGALVVACVGALLSARGNGGFGLSLGAIAVAGAALGWALDNNVSGKLAQRDVFALVRIKSTCAGVITTLIALSLGKDYPAAGLVAGAVAIGALSYGISLILLYSSMRGIGAARAATLFGTAPFWGAAFSAIAFADSRSWVLLPAAIGMAFGVWVITAERKTS from the coding sequence ATGACGCGCCGCCAGGCATACGCCCTCGCTCTCGCCTCGGCCATCGCCTACGCCGTCAGCCTCCCCATCAGCGATGCTCTCCTGAGCGACATCGAGTCGCTCCCGCTCGCGGGGCTCTTCCCCCTCGGCGCAGCTTCCGTTTCCTGGGCCATCGTCCTCTTCGAGCGCCTCTCCGGCCGCACCCGCGCAGACGCAGCCGCAGTCCCGATCCAGAGGGTGGACATTCCGTTCTTGGTCATCATCATCCTCATCGGCGGCGTCCTCTCGCCCATCCTGCTCCTCGTCGGTCTGAGCCGGACCGATGCCGGAACCGGTTCCCTGATGCTCAGCACAGAGGTCCCCTTCACCGCGCTTCTGGCCGCCTTCCTCTTCCGGGAGCGCCTCGGTCGGCGCGTCTGGCTCGGGGCGCTCGTGGTGGCCTGCGTCGGCGCGCTGCTCTCAGCTCGCGGGAACGGCGGCTTCGGCCTGAGCCTCGGCGCGATAGCCGTGGCAGGCGCGGCGCTAGGCTGGGCGCTGGACAATAACGTCAGCGGCAAGCTGGCCCAGCGGGACGTCTTTGCTCTCGTGCGCATCAAGAGCACCTGCGCGGGCGTCATCACCACGCTCATCGCCCTCTCGCTGGGGAAAGACTACCCGGCGGCGGGGCTTGTAGCGGGCGCCGTGGCCATAGGCGCGCTGAGCTACGGCATCTCGCTCATCCTGCTCTATAGCAGCATGCGGGGCATCGGGGCCGCCCGGGCCGCAACCCTCTTCGGCACCGCCCCCTTCTGGGGCGCGGCCTTCTCCGCCATCGCCTTCGCCGATTCACGCTCCTGGGTGCTGCTGCCCGCCGCCATCGGCATGGCCTTCGGTGTCTGGGTCATTACCGCGGAGCGGAAAACGTCCTAG
- the hisB gene encoding imidazoleglycerol-phosphate dehydratase HisB, producing MPAKPAPKRRTAKIVRKTGETSIALELDLDGTGKYDVSTGRVMLDHMMSQLARHAAFDMKLKASVQMDPDGHHLVEDVAIAFGQALNQALGDKKGIARMANASVPLDEALATVALDISGRGYSFFEANFTAHEVGDLITDLVRHFFETLAREGKMNIHAQVVRGVNDHHKVECLFKSLARSLGAATRLDPRFAGVTPSTKGMLEK from the coding sequence ATGCCAGCCAAGCCGGCGCCAAAACGGCGCACCGCCAAGATCGTCCGCAAGACGGGCGAGACGTCCATTGCCCTGGAGCTCGATCTCGACGGCACCGGGAAGTACGATGTCTCCACCGGCCGCGTCATGCTCGACCACATGATGTCCCAGCTGGCGCGCCACGCCGCCTTCGATATGAAGCTCAAGGCAAGCGTGCAGATGGACCCGGACGGCCACCACCTGGTGGAGGATGTAGCCATCGCCTTCGGCCAGGCGCTCAACCAGGCCCTCGGCGATAAGAAGGGCATCGCCCGTATGGCCAACGCCTCCGTGCCGCTGGATGAGGCCCTGGCGACGGTGGCCCTGGATATCAGCGGCCGCGGCTACTCATTCTTTGAAGCGAACTTCACCGCCCATGAAGTCGGCGACCTCATCACGGACCTCGTGCGCCACTTCTTTGAGACGCTGGCCCGCGAAGGGAAGATGAACATCCACGCCCAAGTGGTGCGCGGTGTCAACGACCACCACAAAGTAGAGTGCCTCTTCAAGTCGCTGGCGCGCTCCCTCGGCGCGGCCACGCGCCTTGACCCGCGCTTCGCAGGCGTCACGCCCAGCACCAAGGGCATGCTCGAGAAATAG
- the hisC gene encoding histidinol-phosphate transaminase encodes MKKSAKASPAKGRASPTRDGIARLVRRDLRSLESYQAIVLPGALPTDGKQPDGRLIKLDGNENPYGCSPRVLEALRAYQGYNIYPDPDQRELRKAIAAYAGVDPSYVLAGAGSDELIDLLMRLFLDPGDTVLNFTPTFGMYSFNAAVCGASAINVPRRKDFTVDVEAGLAAARDSTKLVFIANPNNPTGTLTPRDSIVKLLKTGAIVIVDEAYYEFSGVTAVDLVAKNPNLVVLRTFSKWAGLAGLRVGYGIMSPAIVQRLMAIKPPYNVNVAAQVAVLESLKDIAYLKETVRKILDERDRLFVMLQNLDFMVPIPSDSNFILCKVVGRNPKKMRDDLRKQGIFLRYFDTLGLKDCIRISVGLPQDTDALIWALRAWEDYK; translated from the coding sequence ATGAAGAAGTCTGCAAAAGCATCTCCTGCCAAGGGTCGCGCCAGCCCTACGAGGGACGGCATCGCCCGGTTGGTGCGAAGGGACCTCCGCTCCTTGGAGAGCTATCAGGCCATCGTCCTGCCCGGCGCACTGCCTACGGACGGTAAACAGCCCGATGGCCGCCTCATCAAGCTGGACGGCAATGAGAACCCCTACGGCTGCTCGCCGCGGGTCCTGGAAGCCCTGCGCGCCTATCAGGGCTACAACATCTACCCTGACCCGGATCAGCGCGAGCTGCGCAAGGCTATCGCGGCCTATGCCGGCGTTGACCCCAGCTATGTCCTCGCAGGGGCAGGCAGCGATGAGCTGATAGACCTCCTCATGCGCCTCTTCTTAGACCCCGGCGATACCGTCCTCAATTTCACCCCCACCTTCGGCATGTACTCCTTCAACGCCGCCGTCTGCGGCGCGAGCGCCATCAACGTCCCCCGGCGCAAGGATTTCACGGTGGATGTGGAGGCCGGCCTTGCCGCGGCGCGGGACAGCACCAAGCTCGTCTTCATCGCCAATCCCAACAATCCCACAGGCACCCTGACGCCTCGCGACTCCATCGTGAAGCTGCTGAAGACCGGCGCCATCGTCATCGTGGATGAGGCTTACTATGAGTTCAGCGGCGTCACTGCCGTGGACCTTGTGGCTAAGAACCCGAACCTTGTGGTCCTGCGCACCTTCAGCAAGTGGGCTGGACTGGCGGGCCTCCGCGTCGGCTATGGCATCATGTCGCCCGCCATCGTCCAGCGGCTCATGGCCATCAAGCCCCCCTACAACGTCAACGTGGCCGCCCAGGTGGCCGTCCTAGAATCGCTCAAGGATATCGCGTACCTGAAGGAGACCGTCAGAAAGATCCTGGACGAGCGCGACCGGCTCTTCGTCATGCTCCAGAACCTGGATTTCATGGTCCCGATCCCCTCAGACTCCAACTTCATCCTCTGCAAAGTCGTCGGCCGCAACCCCAAGAAGATGCGCGACGACCTGCGCAAGCAAGGCATCTTTCTGCGATACTTTGATACGCTGGGCCTCAAAGACTGCATCCGCATCAGCGTGGGCCTGCCGCAAGATACGGATGCCCTGATCTGGGCCCTCCGGGCCTGGGAGGACTACAAGTAA
- the hisD gene encoding histidinol dehydrogenase, with product MKIVHGLAQARAAVRRPAPDSSALPPAAQARIKAIFGKPLTVEEAVARIIEDVRAKGDAALLDYTRRIDGVSLKSLTVSKAEIAKAAAKMDKELLAALERAADRIREFHQVALPVSWFDEAAGLGQQIEPIASVAMYVPGGTAAYPSTVLHTAVPARVAGVKSVVIATPPGKDGAVTPVILAAAKIAGVDTIYKMGGAQAVAALALGTKSVAKVDKIVGPGNVFVTAAKRRLFGAVGIDGLHGPTETLIVADDSANARLVAADLLAQAEHDVLATPVLITPSAKLAQAVAKEVASQLATLERKAIAAESVKNRGLIALVKDVREAVTLANEVAPEHLCLVVRNAREEARHVRNAGGIFLGEGSPEVLGDYNAGPSHVMPTMGTARFSSALGLHDFVRVTSVIGLRPGQAKGLAGDAARIARAEGLTAHARSAELRM from the coding sequence TTGAAGATCGTTCACGGCCTCGCCCAGGCCCGCGCAGCCGTGCGCAGGCCCGCGCCTGACTCCTCGGCACTGCCGCCCGCCGCCCAGGCGCGCATCAAAGCTATCTTCGGCAAGCCGCTTACTGTTGAGGAGGCCGTCGCTCGCATCATCGAGGACGTGCGCGCCAAGGGCGATGCCGCCCTCCTGGATTACACGCGCCGCATAGACGGCGTCTCCCTGAAGTCTCTCACCGTCAGCAAGGCCGAGATCGCCAAGGCCGCCGCCAAGATGGACAAAGAGCTTCTTGCCGCCCTGGAGCGCGCCGCCGACCGCATCCGTGAGTTCCACCAGGTCGCCTTGCCCGTCAGCTGGTTCGATGAGGCGGCAGGCCTCGGCCAGCAGATCGAGCCCATCGCCTCCGTTGCCATGTATGTTCCCGGCGGCACCGCCGCCTATCCCTCCACGGTGCTGCACACCGCCGTCCCCGCCCGTGTGGCGGGGGTCAAGTCCGTCGTCATCGCCACGCCGCCGGGGAAAGACGGCGCGGTGACGCCGGTCATCCTGGCCGCGGCAAAGATCGCCGGGGTGGACACCATCTATAAGATGGGCGGCGCGCAGGCCGTCGCGGCGCTGGCCCTTGGGACCAAGAGCGTGGCCAAGGTGGACAAGATCGTCGGCCCTGGGAATGTCTTCGTCACCGCCGCAAAGCGCAGGCTCTTCGGCGCCGTGGGCATAGACGGTCTCCACGGGCCCACGGAGACGCTTATCGTGGCCGACGATTCCGCAAATGCGCGCCTCGTCGCCGCCGACCTCCTGGCCCAGGCCGAGCATGATGTGCTGGCCACTCCGGTCCTCATCACGCCTTCCGCCAAGCTCGCCCAGGCCGTCGCCAAAGAGGTGGCGAGCCAGCTCGCGACTCTCGAGCGGAAAGCGATAGCCGCCGAATCAGTGAAAAACCGGGGCCTTATCGCCCTCGTGAAGGATGTGCGAGAGGCCGTGACCCTGGCAAACGAGGTGGCGCCCGAGCACCTTTGTCTTGTGGTGCGGAACGCCCGGGAAGAGGCCCGCCACGTCCGCAACGCCGGCGGGATCTTCTTGGGCGAAGGTTCGCCTGAAGTCCTGGGCGATTACAACGCCGGGCCTAGCCATGTGATGCCCACCATGGGCACGGCGCGCTTCTCGTCCGCCCTCGGCCTCCACGACTTCGTCCGCGTCACCAGCGTCATCGGCCTCAGGCCGGGCCAGGCCAAGGGATTAGCCGGGGACGCCGCCCGCATCGCCCGCGCCGAAGGATTGACAGCGCACGCCCGTTCCGCTGAACTGCGGATGTAA
- a CDS encoding zinc dependent phospholipase C family protein has translation MPNLGLHIGFALESGKRLGHPIVREHQGSFLLGCTTPDVRLFKGWERERTHFFKLATDPTGAGFERMLSENPQLRRSDRLSRETTAFMLGYLCHLNIDEGWICQIWRRHFGKGSTLASDPLVLVLDRVMQFHLDRRERESIADLEGALESIKGAWQGVEVGLIDEGVLREWQGIVIDRAGRELPWHKFAGMVKRLRPSASVGETEQVMDKIPEMLEKVRAHIPDDEIASFRQAAMDNFVETANRYLKAGQVN, from the coding sequence ATGCCGAATCTCGGTCTCCACATCGGGTTTGCGCTGGAGTCGGGCAAGCGCCTCGGCCATCCCATCGTGCGGGAGCACCAGGGGAGCTTCCTGCTCGGATGCACCACGCCTGACGTCCGCCTCTTTAAGGGCTGGGAGCGGGAGCGCACCCACTTTTTCAAGCTCGCCACGGACCCTACCGGCGCAGGTTTCGAGCGCATGCTTTCTGAGAATCCCCAGCTTCGCAGGTCGGACAGGCTGAGCCGGGAGACCACCGCCTTTATGCTCGGGTACCTCTGCCACCTCAACATAGACGAAGGCTGGATCTGCCAGATCTGGCGGCGGCACTTCGGCAAGGGCTCCACGCTCGCAAGCGACCCCTTGGTGCTGGTGCTGGACCGCGTCATGCAGTTCCACCTGGACCGCCGGGAGCGCGAAAGCATCGCAGACCTGGAGGGTGCGTTGGAGAGCATCAAAGGCGCGTGGCAGGGCGTCGAAGTCGGCCTCATTGACGAGGGCGTGCTGCGCGAATGGCAGGGGATCGTGATTGACCGAGCCGGCCGCGAGCTTCCCTGGCATAAATTCGCCGGGATGGTGAAGCGCCTGCGCCCCAGCGCCTCCGTGGGCGAGACGGAGCAGGTGATGGACAAGATACCTGAGATGCTGGAAAAGGTTCGCGCTCACATCCCGGATGATGAGATCGCCTCCTTCCGCCAAGCGGCGATGGACAATTTTGTGGAGACGGCGAACCGCTACCTCAAGGCAGGGCAGGTCAATTGA
- the hisG gene encoding ATP phosphoribosyltransferase produces the protein MPSSTPAKPTSPPRNGTLRLALPSDRQMEDDTMAFMQKCGLDVSRPNKRIYTGKIGVLKGVEVIFQRSVDIPGELDAGVIDAAILGYERFLENRNEKGDSFAVLKDLGFSRSNLVVAVPNAWHDVRTSKDLARMAKARRLRVGTKYHRLVGDYLRRKGVSPYDLIHINGAIEAAPLIGTADVISDMVSSGATLRENNLRPLDDGTIVESAACFVVNRRLLKSDAKKLEMTKTLLELIEARLRAEGFYSIIANIRGESVEAVAARVTKNPIVAGMQGPTVSTVVSKTGDRGWYSVSVVVPIAQLAAGVDHLRKIGASGVVVFPAHYVFGGRCEAYEELVKALNAKRGE, from the coding sequence ATGCCCTCCTCCACTCCCGCCAAACCCACGTCTCCGCCGCGCAACGGCACCCTTCGCCTGGCGCTCCCAAGCGACCGCCAGATGGAGGATGACACCATGGCCTTCATGCAGAAGTGCGGCCTGGATGTCTCCCGCCCCAATAAGCGCATCTACACTGGGAAGATCGGCGTTCTCAAGGGCGTGGAGGTCATCTTCCAGCGCTCCGTGGACATCCCCGGCGAGCTGGATGCAGGGGTGATTGACGCCGCCATCTTGGGCTATGAGCGCTTCCTTGAGAATCGGAATGAGAAGGGCGATTCTTTCGCCGTTCTGAAGGACCTGGGCTTCAGCCGGTCAAACCTGGTGGTGGCGGTGCCAAACGCCTGGCATGACGTGCGCACCTCCAAGGACCTGGCCAGGATGGCCAAGGCCAGGCGGCTGCGCGTCGGCACCAAGTACCACAGGCTCGTCGGCGACTACCTGCGCCGGAAGGGCGTTTCCCCCTACGATCTGATCCACATCAACGGCGCCATCGAAGCAGCCCCGCTCATCGGCACGGCTGATGTTATCAGCGATATGGTCTCCAGCGGCGCCACCCTTCGCGAGAACAACCTCCGGCCCCTGGACGATGGCACCATCGTAGAGTCCGCCGCCTGCTTCGTGGTCAACAGGCGCCTGCTCAAGAGCGATGCGAAGAAGCTGGAGATGACCAAGACGCTCCTGGAGCTCATCGAAGCGCGCCTTAGGGCGGAGGGCTTTTACTCCATCATCGCCAACATCCGTGGCGAATCGGTGGAGGCTGTCGCCGCGCGCGTTACCAAGAACCCCATCGTGGCCGGCATGCAAGGACCCACGGTCTCCACCGTGGTCAGCAAGACGGGCGATAGGGGGTGGTACTCCGTCTCCGTCGTTGTCCCCATCGCCCAGCTGGCGGCTGGGGTGGACCATCTCAGAAAGATCGGCGCAAGCGGCGTCGTCGTCTTTCCGGCCCACTACGTCTTCGGCGGCCGTTGCGAGGCCTATGAAGAACTGGTCAAAGCGCTGAACGCAAAGCGGGGTGAGTGA
- a CDS encoding SHOCT domain-containing protein, whose amino-acid sequence MGGCTGDGSRSAWLWMVFLWGGLIWLIVWGIRSLSGQAREPGGKSAIEIARERYARGKITKEQFEEVKQPLSA is encoded by the coding sequence ATGGGCGGATGCACTGGGGATGGTTCGCGTTCGGCATGGTTGTGGATGGTCTTCCTTTGGGGCGGGTTGATCTGGCTTATTGTCTGGGGCATAAGGAGCCTGTCCGGGCAGGCTCGTGAGCCGGGTGGGAAATCTGCCATAGAGATCGCCCGGGAGCGGTATGCGCGTGGCAAGATAACCAAGGAGCAGTTCGAGGAAGTGAAGCAGCCGCTTTCCGCATAG
- a CDS encoding MaoC family dehydratase encodes MTQEKVIPISDELKAFIGRECNRKVSAPVSLSDIRKWAIAAYWPETPPRLFWDEEYAKKTRFGGIVAPEDFNPFSWPIDRSTYNMGDEPTHAPTKRMGIGLGMLNGGGGNEFLSRIRPGDVITSVTKFDDIFCRQGSKWPMLFFVRKTTWTNQKGEVIKYNTHVAIKH; translated from the coding sequence ATGACGCAAGAGAAAGTCATCCCGATTTCCGATGAGCTGAAGGCATTCATCGGCAGAGAGTGCAACCGCAAAGTCTCGGCGCCCGTCTCGCTATCGGACATCCGCAAATGGGCCATCGCCGCGTACTGGCCGGAGACGCCGCCCCGCCTCTTTTGGGACGAGGAATATGCGAAGAAGACGCGCTTCGGAGGCATCGTCGCGCCGGAGGACTTCAACCCCTTCAGCTGGCCGATAGACCGCAGCACCTACAACATGGGCGATGAGCCCACCCACGCGCCCACCAAGCGCATGGGCATCGGCCTTGGGATGCTGAACGGCGGCGGGGGCAACGAGTTCCTGAGCCGCATCCGCCCGGGCGATGTCATCACCAGCGTCACCAAGTTCGACGATATCTTCTGCCGCCAGGGCTCCAAGTGGCCCATGCTCTTTTTTGTCCGCAAGACCACCTGGACCAACCAGAAGGGCGAAGTGATCAAGTACAACACCCACGTGGCGATCAAGCACTAG